In Neorhizobium sp. NCHU2750, a single genomic region encodes these proteins:
- a CDS encoding FUSC family protein: MPAFKPLQIFARYAIPLIDRLLAHDPALSRVKMGARVTLTIAASILSLIAIHILVMPLPPISYALSIVLSIEGGVAVKDRTPSEQLKTRLIGCAASLFCIGLSATLEPYRLLADLSFLAVIFAASLARVYGPRGLAVGMFAFTSYFIGSYLRPTLEELPLAAIGPLLAVAYGHLIRTYLLRDDWRADLLKALQAIERRVVRILARLVPASLAGDIGEQDRIELRQMEEQLKDVVLMAEGLLPRNPEGSMPSDGRPTSALTLTIFDVHLAAESVIVQSLQAPPPLGLVRAVLDGNVAKARRLAEAACRDDADPARAPAVQALLWLQQSLADLKSRVSAAEAGGFRELEEAPSAEPPKKPDFSWKNPTVRAAVQITIASGIAMIFGLALSRERWFWAVLTAFLVFSNTRSRGDQAIRAIQRSVGTLLGVAIGLAAATLLAGHEAATVALAAICVFLAFYYLQVSYALLSFFVTIVLCLVYGLIGQLTLEVLLLRLEETVIGSVAGMFVAFVVFPASTRSTVELALARWYDALGQLLDAVGAGEGRYRLIELSNKLDESYRDLTVAARPLGSPWSLVTRPGPIRQTLAVYLAASYWARVFARDFSATQNRDDPEIARAIEEAKKALQKAAAKGATCFRLKRSGHTAAGNASLAPGQGTARGADMVANLLNRLYPAEPQDAAEADPKQAMKQ, from the coding sequence ATGCCGGCCTTTAAGCCACTGCAGATATTTGCCCGATACGCCATACCGCTCATCGACCGGCTGCTGGCGCACGACCCCGCCCTGTCGCGCGTCAAGATGGGCGCGCGCGTGACGCTGACGATCGCCGCCTCCATTCTCTCGCTCATTGCCATCCATATTCTGGTGATGCCGCTGCCGCCCATCTCCTATGCGCTGTCGATCGTGCTTTCGATCGAGGGCGGCGTGGCGGTCAAGGATCGCACGCCGTCGGAACAGTTGAAAACGCGCCTGATCGGCTGTGCGGCAAGCCTGTTCTGCATCGGGCTTTCGGCGACACTGGAACCCTACCGGCTGCTTGCGGATCTTTCGTTTCTGGCTGTCATCTTCGCGGCAAGCCTTGCACGCGTCTATGGCCCGCGCGGCCTGGCCGTCGGCATGTTCGCCTTCACCTCCTATTTCATCGGCTCCTATCTGCGGCCGACGCTTGAGGAGCTTCCTCTGGCCGCCATCGGGCCGCTGCTTGCGGTCGCCTACGGCCATCTGATCCGTACCTACCTGTTGAGGGACGACTGGCGCGCCGATCTGCTCAAGGCGCTGCAGGCGATCGAGCGCCGGGTCGTCCGTATCCTGGCGCGTCTCGTTCCTGCGTCGCTGGCAGGGGACATCGGCGAGCAGGACCGCATCGAGTTGCGGCAGATGGAGGAACAACTCAAGGATGTCGTACTGATGGCCGAAGGCCTTCTGCCGCGCAATCCGGAAGGCTCGATGCCGTCCGACGGCCGACCAACTTCCGCACTGACCCTAACCATTTTCGACGTCCATCTGGCGGCGGAAAGCGTGATCGTCCAGTCGCTGCAGGCGCCGCCACCGCTCGGCCTCGTGCGCGCGGTCCTCGACGGCAACGTCGCCAAGGCCAGACGTCTCGCGGAGGCGGCCTGCAGGGATGATGCCGATCCTGCCAGAGCGCCGGCGGTTCAAGCGCTCCTGTGGTTGCAGCAATCGCTGGCCGATCTCAAAAGCCGGGTGAGCGCGGCGGAGGCGGGCGGCTTTCGCGAGCTTGAGGAGGCTCCGTCGGCGGAGCCGCCGAAAAAACCGGATTTCTCCTGGAAAAACCCGACCGTGCGCGCAGCAGTGCAGATCACCATCGCGTCGGGCATCGCCATGATCTTCGGTCTGGCACTGTCGCGCGAACGCTGGTTCTGGGCGGTGCTGACCGCTTTTCTCGTGTTCAGCAATACCCGTTCCCGAGGCGATCAGGCGATCCGCGCCATCCAGCGCTCGGTCGGCACATTGCTCGGCGTGGCGATCGGCCTGGCCGCCGCGACACTGCTTGCGGGGCATGAAGCGGCAACCGTCGCGCTTGCCGCCATCTGCGTCTTCCTCGCTTTTTATTACCTGCAGGTCTCCTACGCACTTTTAAGCTTCTTCGTCACCATCGTGCTGTGCCTCGTCTACGGCCTGATCGGCCAATTGACGCTGGAGGTCCTGCTTCTGCGCCTCGAGGAAACGGTGATCGGCTCGGTGGCGGGCATGTTCGTCGCCTTCGTCGTTTTCCCCGCCTCGACGCGGTCGACGGTCGAATTGGCGCTTGCCCGCTGGTATGATGCGCTCGGCCAGTTGCTCGATGCGGTGGGCGCCGGCGAAGGTCGCTATCGCCTGATCGAACTCTCCAACAAGCTCGACGAATCCTACCGGGACCTGACGGTTGCCGCTCGGCCGCTGGGCAGTCCCTGGTCGCTGGTCACGCGCCCCGGACCGATCCGTCAGACGCTTGCGGTCTATCTGGCTGCATCCTACTGGGCCCGCGTCTTCGCCCGCGACTTTTCCGCCACCCAGAACCGCGACGATCCGGAAATCGCCCGCGCGATCGAGGAGGCGAAAAAGGCATTGCAGAAAGCCGCGGCCAAGGGCGCCACGTGCTTCCGGCTGAAGCGGTCTGGCCATACGGCCGCCGGCAATGCCTCGCTGGCACCGGGGCAGGGCACGGCAAGAGGCGCCGACATGGTCGCCAATCTGCTCAATCGCCTCTATCCGGCCGAGCCGCAGGATGCTGCAGAGGCCGATCCGAAGCAGGCGATGAAACAATAA
- a CDS encoding RNA methyltransferase, with product MSGTNSERELIAEGPAIILVEPQLGENIGMVARAMANFGLAELRLVNPRDGWPSEKARSAASKADHVIDGTKVYDTLEDAIRDMNFVYATTARERYGFKPVRSPVFAAATLREKFKAGEKTGILFGRERWGLSNEEVALADEIVTFPVNPAFASLNIAQAVLLMSYDWMKSGMDDVEETRFQPVEQRPSTKEQVFGLFEHIEEALDARGYFHPPEKKPKMVDNLRAVLSRRGFTEQEISVVRGVINSLDRFPRKHSKAAADSADRPSADMTGPGALENDVEE from the coding sequence ATGTCGGGTACCAACAGCGAACGCGAACTCATTGCCGAAGGGCCGGCGATCATCCTCGTCGAGCCGCAGCTCGGCGAGAATATCGGCATGGTGGCACGCGCCATGGCCAATTTCGGCCTGGCCGAGCTTCGCCTCGTCAACCCGCGCGACGGCTGGCCGAGCGAGAAGGCGCGCTCTGCTGCCTCCAAGGCCGATCACGTCATAGACGGTACCAAGGTCTACGACACGCTCGAAGACGCGATCCGCGACATGAACTTCGTCTATGCAACGACCGCCCGCGAACGCTACGGCTTCAAGCCTGTCCGTTCCCCGGTCTTCGCCGCCGCGACGCTGCGCGAAAAATTCAAGGCAGGCGAGAAGACGGGTATCCTCTTCGGCCGCGAGCGCTGGGGTCTTTCGAACGAGGAAGTGGCACTGGCCGACGAGATCGTCACATTCCCGGTCAACCCGGCCTTTGCCTCGCTCAACATCGCCCAGGCCGTGCTGCTGATGTCCTATGACTGGATGAAGTCGGGCATGGACGATGTGGAGGAAACCCGCTTCCAGCCGGTCGAACAGCGTCCCTCGACCAAGGAACAGGTATTTGGCCTGTTCGAACATATCGAGGAAGCGCTCGACGCCCGCGGCTATTTCCATCCGCCTGAAAAAAAGCCCAAAATGGTCGACAACCTGCGTGCGGTACTATCGCGACGGGGCTTTACCGAACAGGAAATCAGCGTTGTCCGGGGCGTGATCAACTCGCTTGACCGTTTTCCGCGCAAACACTCGAAAGCGGCAGCCGATAGCGCGGACAGGCCGTCTGCGGATATGACAGGGCCGGGGGCACTGGAGAATGACGTCGAAGAATGA
- the murI gene encoding glutamate racemase, which translates to MTSKNELKPVLVFDSGIGGLTVLREARVLMPERGFIYVADDAAFPYGGWEEGALQERILSLFEKLLDDYRPEICVIACNTAFTLAGAALREKFPDMTFVGTVPAIKPAAERTRSGLVSVLATPGTVKRAYTRDLIQSFATQCHVRLVGSENLARMAENYIRGGPISDEAVLAEIMPCFVEMEGEKTDIVVLACTHYPFVANVFRRLAPWPVDWLDPAEAIARQARRKVPLIEGAEHPDGFDFAIFTSGNPDFATRRLMQGFGLRTD; encoded by the coding sequence ATGACGTCGAAGAATGAGCTGAAACCGGTCCTGGTGTTCGATTCGGGCATCGGTGGACTGACGGTGCTGCGCGAGGCGCGCGTTCTGATGCCCGAGCGCGGCTTCATCTATGTGGCCGACGATGCCGCCTTTCCCTATGGCGGTTGGGAGGAGGGCGCCCTTCAGGAGCGCATCCTCTCGCTGTTCGAAAAACTGCTCGACGATTACCGGCCGGAAATCTGCGTCATCGCCTGCAACACCGCTTTCACCCTTGCCGGTGCCGCACTGCGCGAAAAATTCCCCGACATGACCTTCGTCGGCACCGTCCCGGCGATCAAGCCGGCCGCCGAACGCACCCGTTCCGGCCTTGTCTCGGTTCTCGCCACACCCGGCACCGTCAAGCGTGCCTATACGCGCGACCTCATCCAGTCCTTTGCCACGCAATGCCATGTCCGGCTGGTCGGCTCGGAAAATCTCGCCCGCATGGCGGAAAACTATATTCGCGGCGGGCCGATCTCCGACGAGGCGGTGCTCGCCGAAATCATGCCCTGCTTCGTCGAGATGGAGGGCGAAAAGACCGACATTGTTGTGCTCGCCTGCACCCATTACCCCTTCGTCGCCAATGTCTTCCGTCGTCTCGCCCCCTGGCCGGTCGACTGGCTTGATCCGGCCGAGGCGATTGCCAGGCAGGCGCGCCGCAAGGTGCCGCTCATCGAAGGTGCCGAACATCCCGACGGCTTCGACTTCGCTATCTTCACCTCCGGCAATCCCGATTTCGCCACCCGCCGTCTGATGCAGGGTTTTGGCCTGCGCACGGATTGA